In a genomic window of Deltaproteobacteria bacterium:
- a CDS encoding amino acid racemase, with protein sequence MRSYERRLGILGGMGPEATAGLYLNIIRRCQEKLGAKYNSDFPHMVINSVPVPDGQMWRGFDRDRVIETLQEGCRLLERSGVDFIVVPCNSAHYFIGAMREAVGISVVSLVEETTRAVKQRGLDVVSVLGTRFTLSMGIYERHLQDQGIRVVNLLEEQKEEVDRIIVRIESGARLQSDKAFLKRVMEDLRQRGAHGIILGCTEIPLLVRQEEVSIPLFDTIEILASSSFELLTGENPSSRGLV encoded by the coding sequence ATGAGGAGTTACGAGAGGAGACTCGGAATACTGGGTGGGATGGGGCCTGAAGCAACGGCCGGTTTGTATCTCAACATAATAAGGCGCTGCCAGGAGAAGCTCGGTGCCAAGTACAACTCCGACTTTCCGCACATGGTTATCAACAGCGTTCCTGTTCCAGACGGTCAAATGTGGAGAGGATTTGATAGAGACCGGGTAATTGAAACGTTGCAGGAGGGTTGCCGGCTGTTGGAGAGGTCAGGGGTTGACTTCATAGTGGTTCCGTGTAATTCGGCCCATTACTTTATCGGAGCTATGCGCGAGGCGGTGGGAATATCGGTGGTCAGCCTGGTGGAGGAGACCACCAGAGCCGTGAAGCAACGGGGACTTGACGTGGTTTCAGTCCTTGGGACACGCTTCACCCTTTCAATGGGCATCTACGAACGCCACCTCCAGGACCAGGGCATAAGAGTCGTCAACCTCCTCGAAGAACAGAAGGAGGAGGTAGATAGGATCATCGTGAGAATCGAGTCCGGGGCGAGACTCCAGTCCGACAAAGCCTTTCTCAAGAGGGTGATGGAGGATTTACGGCAGAGAGGAGCACATGGGATAATCCTCGGTTGCACGGAGATTCCCTTGCTGGTCCGGCAGGAGGAAGTCTCGATCCCTCTGTTCGATACGATCGAGATTTTGGCTTCGTCGTCGTTCGAGCTCTTGACCGGAGAAAATCCTTCTTCCCGGGGGCTTGTGTAG
- a CDS encoding ribosome maturation factor, whose product MDDREIEAKVREIGEPIVRFEGMELVDVEYRREQRGRVLRLIIDREGGVTLDDCTSISREVEKNLDIEGIPPGPYTLEVSSPGLNRPLKGEADFRRFTNRRIKVRTAVPIEKRKTFTGKLVACHDGVLDIELEKGITRIPLDHIVKANLEYDF is encoded by the coding sequence ATCGACGATCGCGAGATTGAGGCCAAGGTAAGGGAGATAGGAGAGCCGATTGTTCGGTTCGAAGGGATGGAACTGGTCGACGTGGAGTACCGGAGGGAGCAGAGGGGGCGGGTTCTCCGCCTGATCATCGACCGGGAGGGAGGAGTTACGCTCGACGATTGCACTTCCATCAGCCGGGAGGTGGAGAAGAACCTGGATATCGAGGGGATCCCCCCAGGGCCGTATACCCTGGAGGTCTCTTCCCCTGGGCTCAACCGGCCTCTTAAGGGGGAGGCGGATTTTCGCCGTTTCACGAATCGAAGGATCAAGGTGAGGACGGCCGTTCCCATAGAGAAGAGGAAGACTTTCACGGGGAAGCTGGTGGCGTGTCATGACGGTGTTCTCGATATCGAGTTGGAGAAGGGGATCACGCGAATTCCCCTGGATCATATCGTCAAGGCGAATCTGGAATATGATTTCTAG